The Rubrobacter naiadicus DNA window TCTGGGCGGGGTGATGTACGGAGCGGAGGGGATGGAGGGGTGAGCTGGCTCTACTGCCCGCGGTGTTACGAGGTCAACGGTCGGGAGGCGAAGTACTGTGCCCGCTGCGGTGCTCCGTTGCGGAGCGAGACGGGGGAGACCTACGTCGAGAGGCTCATCTGGGCGCTACACCACCCCCAGGGGGAGACCGCGGTGCGGGCGGCTGGCATCCTGGGCAAGCTCGGCGCGGTCGAGGCGGTGGAGCCTCTGAGCGAGCTGGTGGAGGATGATGCGGCCGACCCGTACCTGAGGGCGGCCGCCGTGAGCGGTCTGGGGGCCATCGGCGACGAGCGGGCCAGAAAGACGCTGGAGAATGCCCTGCGGAATGGTCCGGTCCAGGTCCGGCTCGCCGCGGTCGATGCGCTCGAGAGGCTCGGTCCAGCCGAAGGGACGCTCGATCTCCTCCGCGAGGTGAGCCGGGAAGGGGGCGGACGGGTCGGCGAAGCCGCCAGGGATCTCCTCGCCCGGTGGTCCGGCCGTTGATCGGGTCGCCGGGTTGCGGGATGATGGAAGGGGTGATCCCGGCGTGAGAAAAGCTCGCCCAGGTAGGGGAAGGGAGGCCTCCGCGGCACTCTCCTTCGTCGTCCTCATAGGCGTCTTGAGCCTGTTCGCGGACATGACCTACGAGGGAGCCCGGGGTATCTACGGGCCCTTCCTCGCCACCTTCGGCGTCTCCGGGGCGCTCGTCGGGTTCGTCTCCGGGCTCGGGGAGCTCGCGGGCTACGGTGTTCGGCTGCTCTCGGGTTACCTGAGCAGCCGCACCGGCCGCTACTGGCTCATCACGGGGGTGGGGTACGTGGTGAATTTGCTCGCCGCGCCGCTTCTGGCGCTTGCGGGAGACTGGCAGCTCGCCGCGGCCCTGATCGTCCTGGAGCGTATAGGCAAAGGCCTGAGGAACCCGCCGCGCGACGCCATGCTCTCCCACGCCGGCACGGTCATCGGGCAGGGGTGGGCGTTCGCGCTGCGCGAGGCCCTCGACCAGACCGGGGCTCTCGTGGGACCGCTCGCCGTGGCCGCGATCCTCTACCTGGGCGGTAGCTACCACCTCGCCTTCGCCTTCCTGGCCGTACCCGCCGCGGTCTCGCTGCTCGTCCTCCTGCAGGCCAGGCTGCGCTACCCCAACCCCCGCAGCATGGAGCGGACAGGAGAGGCGTTCGCGCAGAAAGACGTGGGGAGCAGGCTCCCCGCCGCCTTCTGGACTTACCTCGGGGCCATGATGCTCGTCGCGCTCGGGTACGCGGACTTCGGCCTGATCTCCTTCCACCTCGC harbors:
- a CDS encoding HEAT repeat domain-containing protein, translating into MSWLYCPRCYEVNGREAKYCARCGAPLRSETGETYVERLIWALHHPQGETAVRAAGILGKLGAVEAVEPLSELVEDDAADPYLRAAAVSGLGAIGDERARKTLENALRNGPVQVRLAAVDALERLGPAEGTLDLLREVSREGGGRVGEAARDLLARWSGR
- a CDS encoding MFS transporter; protein product: MRKARPGRGREASAALSFVVLIGVLSLFADMTYEGARGIYGPFLATFGVSGALVGFVSGLGELAGYGVRLLSGYLSSRTGRYWLITGVGYVVNLLAAPLLALAGDWQLAAALIVLERIGKGLRNPPRDAMLSHAGTVIGQGWAFALREALDQTGALVGPLAVAAILYLGGSYHLAFAFLAVPAAVSLLVLLQARLRYPNPRSMERTGEAFAQKDVGSRLPAAFWTYLGAMMLVALGYADFGLISFHLASETSGSLIPILYAVAMAVSGASALLFGRWFDRGGMPVLALAVVISAFFAPLAFLGGIGAAATGVVLWGVGMGIQDSLMSAPVAGMIPTTRRAYAYGVFSACYGVAWFVGSWLLGVLYDHSVMGLVAFSVVVQLLAVPVLLATRRAAGG